One region of Azospirillum lipoferum 4B genomic DNA includes:
- a CDS encoding formylmethanofuran dehydrogenase subunit C, giving the protein MSGLSLTYRGGAGMMVDMSALLPERLAGLTTDAIAGMPLPSGGGSARLGDLFELSAGDAAEGLLIRPGGAILHRVGAGMTMGRILVAGDAGNHAGAGMAGGLLRIDGSAGDSLGGVLPGLPLGMRGGLISVGGDAGDRAAERMRRGIVVVDGRAGAYAAAFMVAGTLAVGGGCGPHPGFGMRRGTLLLGRPASAAPDGFADGGTRDWLFLHLLRRALEGTGSWFERAGSTRAHRFIGDLAEGGRGEILAVV; this is encoded by the coding sequence ATGAGCGGCCTGTCCCTGACCTATCGCGGCGGCGCCGGCATGATGGTGGACATGTCCGCGCTGCTGCCGGAGCGGCTGGCCGGGCTGACGACTGACGCCATCGCAGGGATGCCGCTTCCCAGCGGCGGCGGGTCGGCGAGGCTCGGCGACCTGTTCGAGCTGTCGGCCGGTGATGCGGCGGAGGGACTGCTGATCCGGCCGGGCGGCGCCATCCTGCACCGGGTCGGCGCCGGCATGACGATGGGCCGCATCCTGGTCGCGGGCGATGCCGGCAACCATGCCGGTGCCGGCATGGCCGGCGGCCTCCTGCGGATCGACGGCAGTGCCGGCGACAGCCTGGGCGGGGTGCTGCCCGGCCTGCCGTTGGGAATGCGCGGCGGGCTGATCAGCGTCGGCGGCGATGCCGGAGACCGGGCGGCCGAGCGGATGCGGCGCGGAATCGTCGTCGTCGACGGCCGGGCCGGCGCCTATGCCGCCGCCTTCATGGTCGCCGGCACGCTCGCCGTCGGGGGAGGCTGCGGTCCCCATCCGGGCTTCGGCATGCGGCGCGGCACCCTGCTGCTGGGCCGGCCGGCGAGCGCGGCGCCCGATGGCTTCGCCGACGGCGGCACGCGGGACTGGCTGTTCCTGCACCTGCTGCGCCGAGCGCTGGAGGGCACCGGAAGCTGGTTCGAGCGCGCGGGCAGCACCCGCGCCCACCGTTTCATCGGCGATCTTGCGGAAGGAGGAAGAGGTGAGATTCTGGCCGTTGTCTAG
- the fae gene encoding formaldehyde-activating enzyme — protein MGMWQGSSPKINRVLVGESLVGDGNEVAHIDLIMGPRGSAAETAFCNALTNNKDGFTSLLAVIAPNLQCKPSTILFNKVTIKGAEQAVQMFGPAQHGVAKAVADCVAEGTIPQDEIDNIFICVGVFIHWEAKDNAKIQDYNYRATKEAIERAVSGYPTVKDLLNQKDVAKHPFAA, from the coding sequence ATGGGCATGTGGCAGGGGTCATCCCCGAAAATCAATCGCGTGCTGGTGGGTGAGTCGCTGGTCGGCGACGGGAACGAGGTGGCCCACATCGACCTGATCATGGGGCCGCGTGGCAGTGCCGCGGAAACCGCATTCTGCAACGCACTGACCAACAACAAGGACGGTTTCACCAGCCTGCTGGCGGTCATCGCCCCCAACCTGCAGTGCAAGCCCTCGACCATCCTGTTCAACAAGGTCACGATCAAGGGCGCGGAACAGGCGGTCCAGATGTTCGGCCCGGCCCAGCACGGCGTCGCCAAGGCGGTCGCCGACTGCGTGGCCGAGGGCACCATTCCGCAGGACGAGATCGACAACATCTTTATCTGCGTCGGCGTCTTCATCCATTGGGAGGCGAAGGACAACGCCAAGATCCAGGATTACAACTACCGCGCCACCAAGGAGGCCATCGAACGCGCGGTGTCCGGCTATCCCACCGTCAAGGATCTGCTGAACCAGAAGGATGTCGCGAAGCACCCGTTCGCCGCCTGA
- the fhcD gene encoding formylmethanofuran--tetrahydromethanopterin N-formyltransferase, whose amino-acid sequence MAELQINGVRIEDTFAEAFPMTYTRLVITADTPAWVDAATSSLTGFATSVIGCGCEAAVERLLTPEETPDSRPGAAVMIFGMSTGDLAKHVVNRVGQCVMTSPGSACYAGLLDGAKRILLGGGLRYFGDGHQIAKKFGDRRFWRLPVMDGEFVCEDSVAVGKGIGGGNFLILAASHRQCLAAAEAAVAAIRPLPGIILPFPGGVVRSGSKVGSKYKALIASTNTRFCPTLRAVEPETLLTPDVEAVLELVLDGTDETAIRAGMRAGIAAAVAGGTAAGVLAITAGNYGGKLGPHHFHLHEVMA is encoded by the coding sequence ATGGCGGAGTTGCAGATCAACGGCGTGCGCATCGAGGACACCTTCGCCGAAGCCTTTCCGATGACCTACACGCGGCTGGTCATCACCGCCGACACGCCAGCCTGGGTCGATGCGGCGACCTCCAGCCTGACCGGCTTCGCCACATCCGTCATCGGCTGCGGCTGCGAAGCGGCGGTGGAACGGCTGCTGACACCGGAGGAGACGCCGGACAGCCGGCCGGGCGCCGCGGTGATGATCTTCGGCATGTCGACCGGCGACCTTGCAAAGCATGTCGTCAACCGGGTCGGGCAATGCGTCATGACCTCGCCGGGCTCGGCCTGCTATGCCGGACTTCTCGACGGTGCCAAGCGCATCCTGCTCGGCGGCGGCCTGCGCTATTTCGGCGACGGGCACCAGATCGCCAAGAAGTTCGGCGACCGCCGATTCTGGCGCCTGCCGGTGATGGATGGGGAGTTCGTCTGCGAGGACAGCGTTGCCGTGGGCAAGGGCATCGGCGGCGGCAATTTCCTGATCCTGGCCGCCAGCCACCGCCAGTGCCTTGCCGCGGCAGAGGCGGCGGTCGCGGCGATCCGGCCGCTGCCCGGCATCATCCTGCCCTTCCCCGGCGGGGTGGTGCGCTCCGGCTCCAAGGTCGGGTCGAAATACAAGGCGCTGATCGCCTCCACCAACACCCGCTTCTGCCCGACCTTGCGGGCGGTCGAACCCGAAACCCTGCTGACTCCCGATGTCGAGGCGGTGCTGGAGCTGGTGCTGGACGGCACCGACGAAACTGCCATCCGCGCCGGCATGCGCGCCGGGATCGCCGCAGCCGTTGCCGGCGGGACGGCGGCCGGCGTGCTGGCGATCACCGCCGGGAATTACGGCGGCAAGCTCGGACCGCATCACTTCCATCTGCACGAGGTGATGGCATGA
- a CDS encoding PQQ-dependent catabolism-associated beta-propeller protein → MRSLLCTMLFLAAPVLIAEPVLAETIFVSNEKDNQIAVVDGDSLQITNKIKVGRRPRGITLSGDGTQLYVCAGDDNRVDVVDIASGKVVHSLPSGPDPELFVLSPDGNRLYVANEDDNMVTIIDIPSRKAVGNIQVGVEPEGMGISPDGKILVNTSETTNMAHFIDTEKRAVVGNVLVDSRPRVAQFSGDGKHVWVSSEIGGTVSVIDAATRKVVKKIRFEVTGVRREAIQAVGIQMTRDGKRAFVALGPANRIAEIDTENFEVKRYFLVGQRVWNLAFSPDEKRLYTTNGISNDLSVIDLERNKVIKSIPVGGAPWGVVVKP, encoded by the coding sequence ATGCGTTCCTTACTGTGCACCATGCTGTTCCTCGCCGCCCCGGTCCTGATCGCCGAGCCGGTGCTGGCCGAAACCATTTTCGTATCCAACGAAAAGGACAACCAGATCGCCGTGGTCGACGGCGACAGCCTGCAGATCACCAACAAGATCAAGGTCGGCCGCCGGCCGCGCGGCATCACGCTGAGCGGCGACGGGACGCAGCTCTATGTCTGCGCCGGCGACGACAACCGTGTCGATGTGGTGGACATCGCCAGCGGCAAGGTGGTCCATTCCTTGCCCTCCGGCCCCGATCCGGAGCTGTTCGTCCTCTCCCCCGACGGCAACCGGCTGTATGTCGCCAACGAGGACGACAACATGGTGACCATCATCGACATCCCCAGCCGCAAGGCGGTCGGCAACATCCAGGTCGGGGTGGAGCCGGAAGGCATGGGGATCAGCCCCGACGGCAAGATCCTGGTCAACACCTCCGAAACCACCAACATGGCGCATTTCATCGACACCGAGAAACGCGCCGTCGTCGGCAACGTTCTGGTCGACAGCCGGCCGCGCGTCGCCCAGTTCAGCGGCGACGGCAAGCATGTCTGGGTGTCCAGCGAGATCGGCGGCACGGTCAGCGTCATCGACGCTGCCACCCGCAAGGTGGTGAAGAAGATCCGCTTCGAGGTCACCGGCGTCCGGCGCGAGGCGATCCAGGCGGTCGGCATCCAGATGACCCGCGACGGCAAGCGCGCCTTCGTGGCGCTCGGCCCCGCCAACCGGATCGCCGAGATCGACACCGAGAACTTCGAGGTGAAGCGCTACTTCCTGGTCGGCCAGCGCGTCTGGAACCTCGCCTTCTCGCCGGACGAAAAGCGGCTCTACACCACGAACGGCATCAGCAACGACCTTTCGGTGATCGACCTGGAGCGCAACAAGGTCATCAAGAGCATCCCCGTCGGTGGCGCCCCCTGGGGGGTCGTGGTCAAGCCGTGA
- a CDS encoding ABC transporter substrate-binding protein has translation MAQDAGGQSILIGYLGRQEDPRTPASFLEPVATDEGLQGARLALADNNSTGMFLNQSFRLVEQVLPPDGDIAAGLKALADEGVRFVVADLPGDALLAVADRPEARSMLLFNARAPDDALRNEQCRANILHTAASRRMLADALAQYLAWKKWTGWSLLTGRDPGDALYADAVRRAAKRFGGRIVAEKGWTFDTGNRRTDTGVTTIQSDIPLATQGPDYDVLVVADEAGNFGDYLDGRTWHPRPVAGTQGLTATAWSRVNEQWGGTQLQSRFEKLADRWMLPRDYAAWLAVRSVGEAATRTGAAGFDDLVAYLHSADFELAGFKGEALSFRKWDGQMRQPILIAGPRMLVSVSPQEGFLHPVTPLDTLGDDAPESKCHFNR, from the coding sequence TTGGCCCAGGATGCCGGCGGGCAGTCGATTCTGATCGGCTATCTTGGACGGCAGGAGGATCCGCGCACGCCGGCCAGTTTCCTCGAACCGGTGGCGACCGACGAGGGGCTCCAGGGCGCCCGGCTGGCTTTGGCCGACAACAACTCCACCGGAATGTTCCTGAACCAGAGCTTCCGGCTGGTGGAGCAGGTGCTGCCCCCCGACGGCGACATCGCCGCCGGGCTGAAGGCGCTGGCGGATGAAGGCGTGCGCTTCGTCGTCGCCGATCTGCCGGGCGATGCGCTGCTCGCCGTCGCCGACCGGCCGGAAGCGCGGTCGATGCTGCTGTTCAACGCCCGCGCGCCCGACGATGCGCTGCGCAACGAGCAGTGCCGGGCCAACATCCTGCACACCGCCGCCAGCCGGCGCATGCTGGCCGACGCGCTGGCGCAGTATCTCGCCTGGAAGAAATGGACGGGCTGGAGCCTGCTGACCGGCCGCGATCCCGGCGACGCGCTCTATGCCGACGCGGTGCGCCGCGCCGCCAAGCGCTTCGGCGGCCGGATCGTCGCCGAGAAGGGTTGGACCTTCGACACCGGCAACCGCCGCACCGACACCGGCGTCACCACCATCCAGTCCGACATCCCGCTCGCCACCCAGGGGCCGGACTACGACGTGCTGGTCGTCGCCGACGAGGCGGGGAATTTCGGCGACTACCTCGACGGGCGCACCTGGCATCCCCGGCCGGTGGCCGGCACCCAGGGCCTGACCGCCACCGCCTGGTCGCGGGTGAACGAGCAGTGGGGCGGCACCCAGCTGCAAAGCCGGTTCGAGAAGCTGGCCGACCGCTGGATGCTGCCGCGCGACTACGCCGCCTGGCTGGCGGTGCGCAGCGTGGGAGAGGCGGCGACCCGCACCGGCGCCGCCGGCTTCGACGACCTCGTCGCCTATCTGCACAGCGCCGACTTCGAACTGGCCGGCTTCAAGGGCGAAGCCCTGTCCTTCCGCAAATGGGACGGCCAGATGCGGCAACCCATCCTGATCGCCGGGCCGCGCATGCTGGTCTCGGTGTCGCCCCAGGAGGGTTTCCTGCACCCCGTGACGCCCCTCGATACGCTCGGCGACGACGCGCCGGAAAGCAAATGCCATTTCAACCGATGA